Proteins from a single region of Mycoplasma leachii PG50:
- a CDS encoding MG406 family protein yields the protein MLKQTFLDKQLRKALIFNTVWWFILIIVFIVLSIIKTLNWINLISLVIAYFCSYIAIFLLFLTKSLIIKYQNPYLIYLMFLLRIGIYVIPLFIALLLSDENIFSYLGILIGYSSNLVIPFFIHKRLEKKGGT from the coding sequence ATGTTAAAGCAAACTTTTTTAGATAAACAACTAAGAAAAGCTTTAATATTTAATACTGTTTGATGATTCATACTTATTATTGTTTTTATAGTATTATCAATAATCAAAACGCTAAATTGGATTAATTTAATAAGTTTGGTTATTGCTTATTTTTGCTCATATATAGCAATATTTTTATTGTTTTTAACTAAATCATTAATTATAAAATATCAAAATCCTTATTTAATTTATTTAATGTTCCTTTTAAGAATAGGTATATATGTTATTCCACTTTTTATTGCTTTATTATTAAGTGATGAAAATATTTTTAGTTATTTAGGTATTTTAATTGGTTATAGTTCAAATCTAGTAATACCATTTTTTATACATAAAAGACTAGAAAAGAAAGGAGGAACTTAA
- a CDS encoding F0F1 ATP synthase subunit A — protein sequence MKLVTFASIKDNLATWNKFNGILITILLVVIIVCIISIIYNKKIRNYNIDDKMPGFLVLVNVFVASVENIVVSILGKKYQKLTPYIMYLFAYIFIGCLLSILGLEAQGTSFTVTLSMGMVTFIMIYYFGIKYQKLAFFKRFKNPVELFTQFTPLISISFRLFGNLIGGSIILGLLYGLLIGFQLSWGVNNIQVDGMTRWASYAIWNPELVENGYLKQYEFWWAGLNLFTTPIMPFLHMYFDLFSGVIQSTVFAMLTLSYWSAQIDDNAKKTDLIEQVKEEITNKYQ from the coding sequence ATGAAACTAGTAACTTTTGCATCAATAAAAGATAATTTAGCTACTTGAAATAAATTTAATGGAATTTTAATAACAATCTTATTAGTTGTTATTATAGTTTGCATAATTTCAATAATTTATAATAAAAAAATTAGAAATTATAATATTGATGATAAGATGCCAGGTTTTTTAGTACTAGTAAATGTTTTTGTAGCAAGTGTTGAAAATATCGTAGTTTCAATATTAGGTAAAAAATATCAAAAACTTACACCTTATATAATGTATTTATTTGCATATATTTTTATAGGGTGTCTTCTTTCAATATTAGGTCTTGAAGCACAAGGGACTTCTTTTACAGTTACTTTATCTATGGGAATGGTAACTTTTATAATGATTTATTATTTTGGGATTAAATATCAAAAACTGGCTTTTTTTAAAAGATTTAAAAATCCAGTTGAATTATTTACTCAATTTACACCACTAATTTCTATTTCGTTTCGTTTATTTGGTAATTTAATTGGTGGATCTATTATTTTAGGTTTATTATATGGATTATTAATTGGTTTTCAATTAAGTTGAGGTGTAAATAATATTCAAGTTGATGGAATGACAAGATGAGCCTCATATGCAATTTGAAATCCTGAATTAGTTGAAAATGGTTATTTAAAACAATATGAATTTTGATGAGCGGGTCTAAATTTATTTACAACACCAATTATGCCTTTTTTACATATGTATTTTGATTTGTTTAGTGGTGTAATTCAATCAACAGTTTTTGCAATGTTAACACTTTCATATTGATCTGCACAAATTGATGATAATGCAAAGAAAACTGATTTAATTGAACAAGTTAAAGAAGAAATAACTAATAAATATCAATAA
- the upp gene encoding uracil phosphoribosyltransferase: protein MAFTEIKHPLIIDKLTRMRKTETSSKDFRENLSEIAQLMVYEIFRDLKLESVDIETPVAKTTGYTINQPVVLVPILRAGIGMLDGIQKLIPTARIAHIGLYRDEETLEIHQYFAKTTKDIDKSYVIVVDPMLATGGSACKAIDIVKQWGAKEIKFVCLVAVEPGIKRLQEQHPDVEIYAASKDEKLNEKGYIVPGLGDAGDRIFGTK, encoded by the coding sequence ATGGCATTTACAGAAATTAAACACCCATTGATTATAGATAAGCTAACTAGAATGAGAAAAACTGAAACTTCTTCAAAAGATTTTAGAGAAAACTTAAGTGAAATAGCACAATTAATGGTTTATGAAATTTTTAGAGATTTAAAACTTGAATCAGTTGACATTGAAACTCCAGTTGCAAAAACTACTGGATATACAATTAATCAACCAGTAGTCTTAGTTCCAATTTTAAGAGCAGGAATTGGAATGCTAGACGGTATTCAAAAATTAATTCCAACAGCTAGAATTGCTCATATTGGATTATATAGAGATGAAGAAACTTTAGAAATTCATCAATATTTTGCAAAAACTACTAAAGATATTGATAAAAGCTATGTAATAGTAGTTGATCCAATGCTAGCAACTGGTGGAAGTGCATGTAAAGCAATAGATATTGTAAAACAATGAGGAGCTAAAGAAATTAAGTTTGTTTGTTTAGTAGCTGTAGAACCTGGTATTAAAAGATTGCAAGAACAACATCCTGATGTTGAAATTTACGCAGCTTCAAAAGATGAAAAATTAAATGAAAAAGGTTATATTGTTCCAGGATTAGGAGATGCTGGAGATAGAATTTTTGGTACAAAATAA
- a CDS encoding rhodanese-like domain-containing protein has translation MKKIIEISNDKFFELLDKGWQVIDVRDKYEYENFEKFLPSTNISYPEVLDNVNKRWPNLDTKLIFVCNHGNRSGLTARHLNKLGYYNVYVLDTGIAGL, from the coding sequence ATGAAAAAAATTATTGAAATATCTAATGATAAGTTTTTTGAATTACTAGATAAAGGTTGACAAGTAATTGATGTTAGAGATAAGTATGAATATGAAAATTTTGAAAAATTTTTACCAAGTACTAATATCTCTTATCCAGAAGTTTTAGATAACGTTAATAAAAGATGACCTAATTTAGATACTAAACTAATTTTTGTATGTAATCATGGTAACCGATCAGGTTTAACAGCTAGACACTTAAACAAACTTGGTTATTATAATGTTTATGTACTAGATACAGGAATAGCTGGGCTTTAG
- the rpiB gene encoding ribose 5-phosphate isomerase B: MSNRIYIGNDHSAVEMKQAIVNHLKSKNYEVIDLGNNDGKSCNYAKIGQTVAEHVVKDTNSRGIVICGTGIGISIAANKVKTARAALVYEKETTELARIHNDANIIALGARMIAIPKAINLVDIFLNTPFEGGRHIERVDTLNEYKN; this comes from the coding sequence ATGTCAAATCGAATTTATATAGGAAATGATCATAGTGCAGTTGAAATGAAACAAGCAATTGTTAATCATTTAAAATCAAAAAATTATGAAGTAATTGATCTAGGAAATAATGATGGTAAATCTTGTAATTATGCAAAAATAGGTCAAACTGTAGCTGAACATGTTGTAAAAGATACTAATAGTAGAGGTATTGTAATTTGTGGAACTGGAATTGGTATTAGTATAGCTGCTAATAAAGTTAAAACTGCAAGAGCTGCTTTAGTATATGAAAAAGAAACAACTGAATTAGCAAGAATTCATAATGATGCAAACATTATAGCACTAGGAGCTAGAATGATTGCAATACCAAAAGCCATAAATTTGGTCGATATCTTTTTAAATACACCATTTGAAGGTGGAAGACATATAGAAAGGGTTGATACATTAAATGAATACAAAAATTAA
- a CDS encoding serine hydroxymethyltransferase, whose product MNTKINSKIRESLNKELKRQQSHIELIASENYVSQAVLELNGSVLTNKYAEGYPGKRYYGGCEFIDEIESLGIQTAKELFHAEHANIQPHSGSQANDAAYKALLEPKDRVVAMSLDAGGHLTHGYPINFSGYTYDFRFYGVNKDTEQLDYQEIEQIVLEHKPKLIVAGASAYSRIIDFKKFKEIADKVGAYLMVDMAHIAGLVAAGVHPNPMEYADIVTTTTHKTLRGARGGLILCKQEFAKKVDSAVFPGSQGGPLENLIAGKTQALLEASTDEFKEYGKQIVKNTKALANALQENGLRLVAGGSDNHLINVDIKSTLQITGKKAEKILESIGIICNKNMIPFDTEKPFYTSGIRLGTPAMTTRGFKEEEFKQVGLIIVSALKDQSEENLEKLAKQVVSLCEKFPIYQSIKY is encoded by the coding sequence ATGAATACAAAAATTAATTCAAAAATAAGAGAATCATTAAATAAAGAATTAAAAAGACAACAATCTCACATTGAATTAATTGCTTCTGAAAACTATGTTTCTCAAGCTGTTTTAGAATTAAATGGTTCTGTTTTAACTAATAAATATGCTGAAGGTTATCCTGGTAAAAGATATTATGGTGGTTGTGAATTTATTGATGAAATTGAAAGTTTAGGAATTCAAACTGCTAAAGAATTGTTTCATGCCGAACATGCTAACATTCAACCTCATTCAGGAAGTCAAGCAAATGATGCTGCTTATAAGGCTTTATTAGAACCAAAAGATCGTGTTGTTGCTATGAGTTTAGACGCTGGTGGTCATTTAACTCATGGATATCCTATTAATTTTTCTGGATATACTTATGATTTTAGATTTTATGGAGTTAATAAAGATACTGAGCAACTAGATTATCAAGAAATTGAACAAATTGTTTTAGAACATAAGCCAAAATTAATTGTAGCTGGTGCAAGTGCTTATTCTAGAATTATTGATTTTAAAAAATTTAAAGAAATTGCAGATAAAGTTGGAGCTTATTTGATGGTTGATATGGCTCATATTGCTGGACTAGTAGCTGCTGGAGTTCATCCAAATCCAATGGAATATGCAGATATTGTGACAACAACTACTCATAAAACTTTAAGAGGAGCACGTGGTGGATTAATTTTATGTAAACAAGAGTTTGCAAAAAAAGTTGATTCAGCAGTATTTCCTGGTTCACAGGGTGGTCCTTTAGAAAATCTAATTGCTGGTAAGACTCAAGCTCTTTTAGAAGCTTCAACTGATGAATTTAAAGAATATGGAAAACAAATTGTAAAAAATACTAAAGCATTAGCTAATGCTTTACAAGAAAATGGTTTAAGACTTGTTGCTGGTGGTAGTGATAATCACTTGATTAATGTAGATATTAAATCTACTTTACAAATTACAGGTAAAAAAGCTGAAAAAATTTTAGAATCAATTGGAATTATTTGTAATAAAAATATGATTCCATTTGATACTGAAAAACCTTTTTATACTTCTGGAATTAGACTTGGAACTCCTGCAATGACAACTAGAGGATTTAAAGAAGAAGAATTTAAGCAAGTAGGACTAATTATTGTTAGTGCTTTAAAAGATCAATCAGAAGAGAATTTAGAAAAACTAGCAAAACAAGTTGTTAGTTTATGTGAAAAATTTCCAATATATCAAAGTATTAAATACTAA